One Clostridia bacterium genomic region harbors:
- a CDS encoding SIS domain-containing protein: METIMYREILSQSKVLKNTYETNQELAQRLAKNIKDKKIKQIFVVARGSSNNACMYFKYLCEILVGIPVNFVNPSVITAYKGKLDMSNSVVIGVSQSGKALDVQLVLFEASKQGATCVAVTNSLTSSLSLTTQYHFYLDVEEEISVAATKTFTAQMLVLQMIVFALADEKTHLPSKLPILPSLLDSTFELAPQLDILADKLLVAKELFVLSRGLALAVGDEIALKLQETCYLNARSYAISNFHHGPFALVNADSNILLIALNGQTYLDNQEIFNKLSSVGCNIYTISQSQELVSSSAFGVLLPECDQFYAPFSAVVAGQLLANSLSLKRSLNPDSPRGLSKVTITK; this comes from the coding sequence ATGGAAACAATTATGTATAGAGAAATACTTTCTCAAAGTAAAGTATTAAAGAATACTTATGAGACTAATCAAGAGTTAGCCCAAAGGTTAGCCAAGAATATAAAAGATAAAAAAATAAAGCAAATTTTTGTAGTAGCTAGGGGTAGTAGCAACAATGCGTGTATGTATTTCAAATATCTATGCGAGATTTTAGTTGGTATACCAGTAAATTTTGTTAACCCTTCGGTTATTACCGCATACAAAGGCAAATTAGATATGTCTAACTCGGTAGTAATAGGCGTATCCCAAAGTGGCAAAGCGCTTGACGTACAATTAGTATTGTTTGAGGCAAGCAAACAAGGCGCAACTTGCGTAGCAGTGACTAACAGTCTTACCAGTTCGCTTTCGCTTACTACGCAGTACCATTTCTATTTAGATGTCGAGGAAGAAATTAGCGTTGCCGCAACCAAGACTTTTACGGCGCAGATGTTAGTTTTGCAAATGATAGTTTTTGCCCTTGCCGACGAAAAGACGCATTTGCCGTCAAAGCTTCCGATTTTGCCTAGCTTGCTTGATAGCACTTTCGAGCTTGCGCCACAGCTTGATATTTTAGCCGACAAACTACTTGTCGCAAAAGAATTGTTTGTGCTTTCTAGGGGATTAGCCCTTGCGGTTGGCGACGAAATAGCCCTTAAACTTCAAGAGACTTGCTATTTAAACGCTCGCAGTTACGCTATTTCTAACTTCCATCACGGTCCGTTTGCCTTAGTTAACGCAGATAGCAATATTCTCTTAATAGCTTTAAATGGTCAAACTTATCTAGATAATCAAGAAATTTTTAACAAACTCAGTTCGGTCGGTTGCAATATATATACTATTTCACAATCGCAAGAGCTTGTTTCGTCAAGCGCTTTTGGCGTGCTTTTACCCGAATGCGACCAATTCTACGCTCCGTTTAGCGCCGTTGTCGCAGGACAGTTACTGGCAAATAGCTTGTCGCTCAAACGCTCTCTCAACCCCGACAGTCCTAGGGGGCTAAGCAAAGTGACAATAACCAAGTAA
- a CDS encoding ATP-binding cassette domain-containing protein produces MLQIKNITKIYTGANSVTALDDISVTFKKNEFVSILGPSGCGKTTLLNIIGGLDRYTSGDLVIDGISTKDYFERDWDAYRNNSIGFVFQTYNLIPHQNVLQNVELSLTLAGMDKQERLQKAKLALEKVGLANQLKKYPNQLSGGQMQRVAIARAIVNDPEIILADEPTGALDSVTSQQVLDLLKEIAKDKLVIMVTHNTYLAQAYSTRIINLLDGKIVSDSSPLAQDDAVITNGERPKKTKMSIATSFKLSMRNLITKRTRTFLTSFAGSIGIIGIALVLAVSNGFSIFIDSLQQNTMSNAPVTIYSSILKSQALDFENIHNIMGGNSQEKPKPPQDAYPDIDQSGITAGGDVSWEDVGDVASDLQHTNNFTPEFIEYLKENTKNFIKVATYNSGLQLNMFMRKGFDQNGELQKISVPYYSIAEMMATMDLSKYMRYVDSFNAMYSSINWTSLIKETSFITDNYDTLDGEFPTKENQIGLVVDEYNKVDKTVLEAMGFSQEQIKLGFKTSDFVGKTITVLPNSLFYKYSFETLQKEDKNLNIITLTQNKNIEEMYQDKQAITLTISGVVRAKFNSPSPHFNTGIIYTPMLTDKMLETTNSQQLIKDYEKADAICIKTSSTTSNITAVKDPKTKGEFYPHFLPSSVNENWQTTSKILGLSDMPSKIYIYAKDFESKAKVLNTIDEFNKDKEEKDQILIYDPTGLLTNYMGILIDGISYVLIAFAAISLVVSSIMIGIITYVSVVERTREIGVLRSLGASKKDIMVVFISETFIIGLVAGVLGIGISYFLSLIINLIMSSVAPLLSSLAMLNPLHALMLVGISFVLTVFAGVIPARIASNKDPVTALRTE; encoded by the coding sequence ATGTTACAAATTAAAAACATAACAAAAATCTATACTGGCGCAAATAGCGTTACCGCATTAGACGACATATCGGTGACGTTTAAGAAGAATGAGTTCGTTTCTATACTTGGTCCTTCCGGTTGCGGAAAAACAACACTGTTAAATATTATCGGCGGATTAGATAGGTATACCTCGGGCGATTTGGTAATTGACGGCATATCTACCAAAGATTATTTCGAACGAGATTGGGACGCTTATCGCAACAACTCTATCGGTTTTGTCTTTCAAACCTACAATTTAATACCTCACCAAAATGTTTTGCAAAACGTCGAGCTATCGCTTACGCTTGCCGGAATGGACAAACAAGAACGTTTGCAAAAGGCAAAACTTGCGCTTGAAAAAGTAGGTCTTGCCAATCAATTAAAAAAATACCCTAATCAACTTTCGGGCGGACAAATGCAAAGGGTTGCAATAGCAAGGGCGATTGTAAACGACCCGGAAATTATCCTTGCCGACGAGCCGACCGGCGCATTAGATAGCGTAACAAGCCAACAAGTACTTGACCTACTTAAAGAAATTGCAAAAGATAAATTAGTAATAATGGTTACGCATAATACTTACCTTGCGCAAGCATATTCGACACGAATAATCAATCTTCTTGACGGCAAAATTGTAAGCGACAGTTCGCCGTTAGCGCAAGACGACGCCGTAATAACAAATGGCGAGCGACCTAAAAAAACAAAAATGTCAATCGCAACCTCTTTCAAATTGAGTATGCGTAATTTAATTACCAAACGGACAAGAACCTTCCTTACGAGTTTTGCCGGTAGCATTGGCATAATAGGTATTGCCCTTGTGCTTGCTGTTTCTAACGGATTTAGCATATTTATTGACAGCTTACAGCAAAATACTATGTCTAACGCCCCAGTTACAATTTATTCTTCAATATTAAAAAGTCAAGCGTTAGACTTTGAAAATATTCACAATATTATGGGCGGAAACTCGCAAGAAAAACCTAAACCCCCGCAAGACGCTTATCCGGATATTGACCAAAGCGGAATTACCGCAGGCGGAGATGTTTCTTGGGAAGACGTTGGCGACGTTGCAAGCGACCTACAACATACTAATAATTTTACCCCCGAATTTATCGAATATCTTAAAGAAAATACCAAAAACTTTATTAAAGTGGCAACTTATAACAGCGGACTACAACTAAATATGTTTATGCGCAAAGGCTTTGACCAAAACGGCGAACTTCAAAAAATTTCCGTCCCATACTATTCTATCGCCGAAATGATGGCGACAATGGATTTAAGTAAATATATGCGTTATGTCGATAGCTTTAACGCAATGTATTCTTCTATAAATTGGACAAGTTTAATTAAAGAAACATCTTTTATCACCGACAACTACGACACGCTTGACGGAGAATTTCCAACAAAAGAAAACCAAATTGGGCTTGTGGTTGACGAATATAATAAAGTTGATAAAACCGTGCTTGAAGCGATGGGATTTAGTCAAGAACAAATTAAACTCGGCTTTAAAACAAGCGACTTTGTAGGCAAGACAATAACCGTGCTACCTAATAGTTTATTCTATAAATATTCGTTTGAAACCTTGCAAAAAGAAGATAAAAATCTTAATATAATTACCTTGACGCAAAATAAAAATATCGAAGAAATGTATCAAGATAAGCAAGCGATTACGCTAACTATTAGCGGTGTAGTTAGAGCTAAATTTAATTCGCCTTCTCCACATTTCAACACCGGAATAATATATACCCCTATGCTTACCGACAAAATGCTCGAAACAACAAATAGCCAGCAACTTATTAAAGATTACGAAAAAGCCGACGCTATTTGTATTAAAACGTCTTCGACAACTTCAAATATAACGGCGGTAAAAGACCCCAAAACTAAGGGCGAATTCTATCCGCACTTTTTGCCAAGTAGCGTAAACGAAAATTGGCAAACGACTTCTAAAATTCTTGGGCTAAGCGATATGCCTTCAAAAATATATATCTACGCAAAAGACTTTGAGTCAAAAGCAAAAGTTCTTAATACGATTGACGAATTTAACAAGGACAAAGAAGAAAAAGACCAAATACTTATTTATGACCCTACCGGGCTACTTACAAATTATATGGGCATATTGATTGACGGCATTAGCTATGTTTTAATAGCTTTTGCGGCAATTTCACTTGTTGTTAGCAGTATTATGATAGGGATAATTACTTATGTATCTGTTGTAGAGCGCACAAGAGAAATCGGCGTATTGCGTAGTTTAGGCGCTAGCAAAAAAGATATTATGGTCGTATTTATCTCCGAAACTTTTATAATCGGGCTTGTAGCAGGCGTACTGGGTATTGGAATAAGCTATTTCCTAAGTCTTATTATCAACCTAATAATGTCCTCAGTTGCTCCGCTACTGTCTTCGCTAGCAATGCTTAACCCCTTGCACGCTCTTATGCTCGTAGGCATAAGCTTTGTATTAACGGTATTTGCAGGCGTAATACCCGCCCGCATTGCAAGCAACAAAGACCCCGTAACCGCTCTAAGAACAGAATAA
- a CDS encoding extracellular solute-binding protein, with product MKKALSIIILIVLLSTTLLTFTACAEEADILTIYNWADYIYDYEDDFMAFYKEKTGRDVILKYVTFDTNETMLTKIMNNDASIDVACPSEYAIQKLLVADKLLKIDYFNDPFYTNSGNVEPDIVNKVKESFADYTASTGIDLTEYFVPYMYGTLGILFNADVITREQAEQAGWGLLWNKNANGLVSQDILGKIYMKDSIRDAYAATLLYLKEYDMLPEKYTKLTVEQLINTIDDTLLQLSQDVLIEQKDQLYGYEVDFGKNEMIAKQALVDLAWSGDAMYAIEEAEAVGINLDYIIPKVGGNVWFDGWVIPTTCKNLEGAKIFIDFLNSTSVGMYNMMEIGYTSAVNRDLIQQDENALSIYYEVYEVYEDAELNLAEDIFDDIHQKVVDVTANAREDRQAETTNDQFEIDLATKLLEVLPDSYTHEIVLDALQTARDDSLDYFFNDLRRYPTIDDPTLGVMHDFGDKNASVVTMWEKVRSTGISPWALLLYVLAFCVAVVGVMVAVYYIRAYRKKRVKLD from the coding sequence ATGAAAAAGGCACTTTCGATTATTATACTTATAGTTCTTCTTTCAACCACCCTACTCACTTTTACCGCTTGCGCAGAAGAAGCCGATATTCTTACAATTTACAACTGGGCAGACTATATTTACGACTATGAAGACGATTTTATGGCGTTTTATAAAGAAAAGACAGGGCGAGACGTTATTCTTAAATATGTAACATTTGACACTAACGAAACAATGCTCACTAAAATTATGAATAACGACGCTAGTATCGACGTAGCTTGTCCGTCCGAATACGCTATACAAAAATTACTTGTAGCTGATAAATTATTGAAGATTGATTATTTTAACGACCCATTCTACACTAATTCCGGCAACGTCGAACCCGATATAGTAAACAAAGTAAAAGAAAGTTTTGCCGATTATACCGCAAGCACAGGAATAGACCTTACAGAATATTTTGTGCCGTATATGTATGGCACGCTAGGTATTCTATTTAATGCCGATGTAATTACTAGGGAACAAGCTGAACAAGCCGGCTGGGGGTTACTGTGGAATAAGAATGCAAACGGTTTGGTTAGTCAAGATATTCTAGGTAAAATTTATATGAAAGATAGCATACGTGACGCTTATGCGGCAACCTTACTATACCTTAAAGAATACGATATGTTACCCGAAAAATATACTAAACTAACGGTTGAACAACTGATTAATACTATTGACGATACCCTGTTACAGCTTTCGCAAGATGTTTTAATCGAGCAGAAGGACCAACTATATGGTTATGAGGTTGACTTTGGCAAGAATGAAATGATTGCAAAGCAAGCGCTCGTTGACCTTGCTTGGTCGGGCGACGCAATGTACGCCATCGAGGAAGCCGAAGCAGTCGGCATTAATCTTGACTATATTATTCCCAAAGTTGGCGGTAACGTATGGTTTGACGGTTGGGTAATACCTACGACTTGTAAAAATCTAGAAGGCGCAAAAATATTTATTGACTTTTTAAATAGCACCTCGGTAGGTATGTACAATATGATGGAGATAGGGTATACTAGCGCAGTAAATAGAGACTTAATACAACAGGACGAGAATGCTCTATCTATTTATTATGAAGTATACGAAGTTTACGAGGACGCCGAACTTAACTTAGCCGAAGATATCTTTGACGATATTCATCAAAAAGTTGTCGACGTTACGGCTAATGCAAGAGAAGATAGACAAGCCGAAACAACTAACGACCAGTTTGAAATTGACCTAGCTACCAAATTGCTTGAAGTTTTGCCCGATAGCTATACTCACGAAATAGTATTAGACGCTTTGCAAACCGCAAGAGACGATTCGCTTGACTATTTCTTTAACGACTTGCGTCGTTATCCAACAATAGACGACCCTACGCTAGGCGTTATGCACGATTTTGGCGATAAGAACGCTTCGGTAGTAACTATGTGGGAAAAAGTTCGTTCTACCGGTATATCTCCTTGGGCGTTACTGCTCTATGTGCTTGCATTCTGCGTTGCCGTAGTAGGCGTTATGGTTGCGGTTTATTATATTAGAGCTTATCGCAAAAAAAGAGTTAAACTTGATTAA
- a CDS encoding ABC transporter permease — MKKLKRFFGESYLALILTLLYLPILVIIVFSFSGNSNFTFSQGFTFSAYVDIFTSSKTQTLLSALKNTLFIAITSSLIATLLGTFAAVGMHYLGKRSKKLALSVNQLPMVNSEIVMAVSLMIFFVTFSFPQGYVRLILGHISFCTPYVVLSVMPRLAQMNPNLYEAALDLGVRPFKAMFKVIFPYVLPGVISGFVMAFTLSMDDFIITQINKGQTGIETLSTYIYEDARLKSLEPFWFAIFSILFVVVLALLLIANLKRSSKGKEVAV, encoded by the coding sequence ATGAAGAAATTAAAAAGATTTTTTGGCGAAAGTTACCTTGCCCTAATACTTACTTTGCTATATTTGCCAATTCTGGTAATAATTGTATTCTCTTTTTCGGGCAACAGCAATTTTACATTTAGTCAAGGGTTTACTTTTTCGGCGTACGTAGATATATTTACTTCAAGCAAGACTCAAACTTTGTTGTCGGCGCTTAAAAATACCTTGTTTATAGCTATAACTTCTTCGCTAATTGCAACATTATTAGGCACTTTTGCCGCTGTTGGTATGCACTACTTAGGCAAACGCAGTAAGAAACTTGCGCTTTCGGTAAATCAACTTCCAATGGTAAATAGCGAGATAGTTATGGCTGTTTCGCTTATGATATTCTTTGTAACTTTTTCTTTTCCGCAAGGTTACGTAAGACTAATACTGGGTCATATCTCATTTTGCACGCCCTATGTCGTGCTTTCGGTTATGCCAAGACTTGCTCAAATGAACCCTAATTTATATGAAGCTGCGCTTGACTTAGGCGTAAGACCGTTTAAAGCTATGTTTAAGGTAATATTCCCTTATGTTTTACCGGGTGTAATTTCGGGTTTTGTAATGGCGTTTACATTATCTATGGACGACTTTATCATAACTCAAATCAACAAGGGACAAACGGGTATAGAAACTTTGTCGACTTATATCTATGAGGACGCAAGATTAAAGAGCCTTGAACCGTTTTGGTTTGCAATATTTAGCATATTGTTTGTAGTTGTGCTTGCGCTACTGCTAATTGCAAATTTAAAGCGTTCAAGCAAAGGCAAGGAGGTAGCGGTATGA
- a CDS encoding ABC transporter permease, with protein sequence MIKNLSAKRRFYTLKRRTFSYPYLLFMMVFIVIPLVLVLVNAFMVDGHISFSNFVDFFADSTGFSVLVNSLVIGLATTMFCLALGYPVAYLLAKYHAGNKILVLLFILPMWVNFLIRTLSIKTIFLALDVKLGMGTVFFGMVYNYLPFMILPLHTVLSGIDKSYYEAAQDLGLDDFGVFLKTTLPMSIPGILSGITMVFIPTISTFAISELLSNRQIFLFGDSINTKFMQDMYGVGSVMSLVMLLLVVVSNLVLTRFGDTKDKGGAIL encoded by the coding sequence ATGATTAAAAATTTGTCTGCGAAGCGTAGGTTTTACACCTTAAAGCGTAGAACTTTTTCCTATCCTTACCTACTATTTATGATGGTATTTATAGTAATTCCTCTTGTGTTAGTGCTTGTCAACGCTTTTATGGTAGACGGACATATAAGTTTTTCTAACTTTGTTGACTTTTTTGCCGATAGCACAGGGTTTAGCGTGCTTGTCAATTCGCTTGTAATAGGGCTTGCAACAACAATGTTTTGTCTTGCGCTTGGTTACCCCGTTGCGTATTTATTGGCAAAATATCACGCAGGAAATAAGATACTCGTACTTTTATTTATTCTACCTATGTGGGTAAACTTTTTAATAAGAACACTATCTATTAAGACAATTTTTCTTGCCCTTGACGTAAAACTAGGTATGGGGACGGTCTTTTTTGGTATGGTATATAATTACCTACCCTTTATGATATTGCCTTTACACACCGTTTTGTCGGGCATTGACAAGTCTTACTACGAGGCTGCGCAAGACCTAGGCTTAGACGACTTTGGCGTCTTTTTAAAGACTACGCTACCTATGTCAATACCCGGTATTCTTTCGGGAATAACCATGGTCTTTATTCCTACTATTTCGACTTTTGCAATTTCGGAGTTGCTTAGCAATCGTCAAATTTTCTTATTTGGCGACTCAATCAACACTAAATTTATGCAAGATATGTACGGGGTCGGTAGTGTTATGAGTTTAGTTATGCTTTTGCTTGTAGTAGTATCTAATTTGGTGCTTACAAGATTTGGCGACACTAAGGATAAGGGAGGGGCAATTTTATAA
- a CDS encoding ATP-binding cassette domain-containing protein has protein sequence MQNTKNDRIIELKNVSKFYDGNPAVKNISLSIKRGEFVTLLGPSGCGKTTTLRMIAGFENPTSGQIFFDGEDITKIPPYCRNINTVFQKYALFPHLNVFNNIAFGLKVKLVPNGEPYVKKGNTYQDMRKLTKLEIAEKVNASLKMVDLEDYGYRAVDSLSGGQQQRVAIARALVNEPQVLLLDEPLGALDLKMRKDMQLELMSMHKKLGITFVYVTHDQEEALTMSDTIVVMERGIIQQIGAPQKIYDEPANAFVADFIGESNIFTGIMNEDYKVSFLDGVYECVDKGFKKNEPIDVIIRPEDIKIVNVDSPKCMLVTEVISSVFKGTYYQTTCLTHNADPSERNEMLVHDNVECKVGQDIGLYVKPFDLHIMRKSRVVNTIETTMYEPNVVTICGGRFDCNADLPSDTAVSVAIEFDDVLLCDDENDGTIAGEVTDMIYKGSYYLAIVRTDDYYEFFVDTEDEWLKGDRVGISINKDKIRVTQIEVEEVAND, from the coding sequence GTGCAAAACACTAAAAACGACCGTATTATCGAGTTAAAGAACGTAAGCAAATTTTATGATGGCAACCCCGCAGTTAAGAACATTTCTTTGTCAATTAAGCGTGGCGAATTTGTAACTTTGTTAGGGCCTTCGGGCTGTGGCAAAACAACTACGCTGAGAATGATTGCAGGATTTGAGAATCCTACTTCCGGACAAATATTTTTTGACGGCGAAGATATTACTAAAATACCGCCATATTGCCGAAATATTAATACGGTTTTTCAAAAATATGCGTTGTTTCCCCATCTAAACGTGTTTAACAATATAGCTTTTGGTTTAAAGGTTAAATTAGTGCCAAATGGCGAACCTTATGTTAAAAAAGGCAACACTTACCAAGATATGCGCAAATTAACTAAGCTAGAAATAGCCGAAAAAGTAAACGCTTCGCTTAAAATGGTCGACCTTGAAGACTATGGTTACCGTGCAGTCGACAGCTTGTCGGGTGGTCAGCAACAACGTGTTGCAATCGCTCGTGCTCTTGTCAACGAGCCACAAGTGCTTTTGCTTGACGAACCACTAGGAGCGTTAGACTTAAAGATGCGCAAAGATATGCAACTAGAACTTATGTCAATGCACAAAAAACTAGGCATAACATTTGTCTATGTCACTCACGACCAAGAAGAGGCGCTTACAATGTCGGATACTATCGTAGTTATGGAAAGAGGCATTATTCAACAAATTGGCGCTCCGCAAAAAATTTACGACGAGCCCGCTAACGCTTTTGTCGCCGACTTTATAGGCGAAAGCAATATATTTACCGGTATTATGAACGAAGACTACAAGGTAAGTTTCTTAGACGGCGTTTACGAATGCGTTGACAAAGGCTTTAAAAAGAATGAGCCAATCGACGTAATTATTCGCCCCGAAGATATTAAAATTGTAAATGTCGACTCTCCTAAGTGTATGCTTGTTACCGAAGTAATCAGTTCGGTATTTAAAGGCACGTATTACCAAACTACTTGCCTAACTCATAATGCCGACCCTAGCGAACGAAACGAAATGTTAGTTCACGACAATGTCGAATGTAAGGTCGGGCAAGATATAGGACTATACGTCAAGCCTTTTGACTTACACATAATGCGCAAGTCTAGGGTAGTCAACACTATCGAAACAACTATGTACGAACCTAACGTTGTTACAATTTGTGGCGGTCGCTTTGATTGCAACGCAGATTTACCAAGCGACACTGCGGTTTCGGTTGCCATAGAATTTGACGACGTTCTTCTTTGCGACGACGAAAACGACGGAACAATAGCCGGTGAAGTTACCGATATGATATATAAGGGCAGTTATTATCTTGCAATAGTTCGTACCGACGACTACTATGAGTTTTTCGTAGATACCGAAGACGAATGGCTTAAAGGCGATAGAGTAGGTATTTCTATCAATAAAGATAAAATTAGAGTTACTCAAATAGAGGTTGAGGAGGTTGCAAATGATTAA
- a CDS encoding helix-turn-helix domain-containing protein, protein MDIGAKIKQIRLQRGLTQEELASRCELTKGYISQLENDLASPSIATLVDILNILGVSLQFFFSEQVDEQVVFTEKDFFISNNDSHDLIWLVPNSQKNQMEPVIVVLAENGSTDQREPFEGEEFGYVLEGRIAIEQNGKTYKAKRGDSFYLDGRYSHTITNRGKGVAKALWIVTPSNF, encoded by the coding sequence ATGGATATAGGCGCTAAAATTAAGCAAATAAGATTGCAACGTGGACTTACACAAGAGGAACTTGCGTCTAGGTGCGAGTTGACCAAGGGCTACATAAGTCAACTTGAAAATGACCTTGCTTCGCCCTCGATAGCTACCCTAGTAGATATTTTAAATATTCTAGGCGTATCGTTACAATTTTTCTTTTCCGAACAGGTCGACGAACAAGTAGTATTTACCGAAAAAGACTTCTTTATTTCTAACAATGACTCTCACGACCTAATTTGGCTTGTGCCAAATAGCCAAAAAAATCAAATGGAACCTGTAATAGTCGTGCTTGCAGAAAATGGTTCTACCGACCAAAGAGAACCCTTTGAGGGCGAAGAATTTGGTTATGTTTTAGAAGGTCGCATTGCAATAGAGCAAAATGGCAAGACATATAAAGCTAAGCGTGGCGACAGCTTTTACTTAGACGGCAGATATTCGCACACCATTACAAATCGTGGAAAAGGCGTAGCTAAGGCGCTTTGGATAGTCACCCCAAGCAATTTTTGA
- a CDS encoding ThiF family adenylyltransferase produces the protein MFQRTELLIGKENLAKLASSRIAVFGLGGVGGYVVEALARAGVGELILIDSDKIDISNLNRQILALNSTINQFKVDVAFSRIADINPNCVVKPHRLFVDSSTINDIDFTNLTFCVDAIDTLVAKVDIVKKAQQFNVPIISCMGTANRTTADFVIKDVFSTSNCPLASKFRTLLRKQSIKSLPVLVSLSPAEVKCVNPLSSISYAPAIAGLLIAQYIIKHIIDNN, from the coding sequence ATGTTTCAAAGAACCGAACTTCTTATAGGCAAAGAGAACTTGGCTAAATTAGCAAGTAGCCGTATTGCTGTCTTTGGACTTGGCGGCGTAGGGGGATATGTTGTCGAGGCGCTTGCAAGGGCAGGCGTAGGGGAGCTTATTCTTATCGACAGCGACAAAATAGATATAAGTAATCTCAACCGTCAAATACTCGCTCTTAATTCCACCATTAATCAATTTAAAGTAGACGTTGCATTTAGCCGTATAGCCGACATTAATCCAAATTGCGTAGTTAAGCCCCATCGACTTTTTGTAGATTCTTCAACAATTAACGATATTGACTTTACTAATCTTACCTTTTGCGTCGACGCTATCGATACCCTTGTAGCCAAAGTTGATATTGTAAAAAAAGCTCAACAATTTAATGTTCCAATTATTTCTTGTATGGGCACAGCCAATCGCACTACCGCAGACTTTGTGATTAAAGACGTATTTAGCACTTCTAATTGTCCGCTTGCAAGTAAATTTAGAACTTTGCTTAGAAAACAGTCAATTAAGAGTTTGCCCGTTCTTGTTTCTCTTTCGCCCGCCGAGGTCAAATGTGTCAATCCGCTTTCGAGCATTTCTTACGCTCCTGCAATAGCCGGACTATTGATAGCCCAATATATAATTAAACATATTATTGATAACAATTAA
- a CDS encoding LURP-one-related family protein: MMKYFISQKFFTFTREDIDILDENGNFVYKIYGQRFWAGKKLRLLDKDGNTVFTLVRRLFRFLTTIDILDRNNEKIAKFKQKFHIGFGKRFYIKRGEDKFDVSGNWLGLDYNIVTTSKQNPVVVAVIDKRCLSFADRYQVEINDSSLVDLTLCSVLCVDMYNQHKSNTNN; this comes from the coding sequence ATTATGAAGTATTTTATCAGCCAAAAATTTTTTACATTTACAAGAGAAGACATTGACATTTTAGACGAAAACGGCAACTTTGTATACAAAATATACGGACAACGTTTTTGGGCTGGCAAAAAATTAAGACTTCTCGACAAAGACGGCAATACCGTCTTCACCCTAGTTAGAAGATTGTTTAGATTTCTTACAACTATTGATATCCTAGACAGAAATAATGAAAAAATTGCTAAGTTTAAACAAAAATTCCACATTGGCTTTGGCAAAAGGTTTTACATTAAAAGAGGCGAGGACAAATTTGACGTTAGCGGAAATTGGCTAGGACTTGACTATAATATAGTTACAACTTCTAAACAAAACCCAGTTGTAGTCGCAGTTATAGATAAACGCTGTTTATCGTTTGCCGATAGATATCAAGTAGAAATAAACGATAGCAGTTTAGTAGATTTAACGCTTTGTTCGGTATTATGCGTAGATATGTATAATCAACATAAATCTAATACTAACAATTAA